One window of Streptomyces sp. FIT100 genomic DNA carries:
- a CDS encoding AI-2E family transporter: MEPRETRQPREPLLPTPVRRLAAWCGVVLLVAAVCAVGVWLIVVFKTAVTPALLAVLGTALLGPLHRRLVTMKVQRSLAAGLTCAAVVAVVGGAGYVVVTALVQSGDQIIASVRQAARALSEHFGALGTSIDDLAANSKDLLAKFGGSAASGVISGLSVVAEGIAIAVLALLLIFFFLRDSDRAVATLRSLAPRATGDTVEAMGRRAFGAVEGFMRGTTLIALIDAVCITVGLLILRVPGAVGLGALVFVFAYIPYLGAFISGSLAVLVALADRGWVIALWALGVVLAVQVLEGHILQPMIQSRTVQMHPAIILLALTAGAGLAGILGMLLAVPLTAAAFGVIGELRKRYTPVGEPTEGPAGSTSGPPSAGPGS; the protein is encoded by the coding sequence ATGGAGCCCCGCGAGACACGTCAGCCCCGCGAACCCCTGCTGCCCACCCCGGTACGGCGCCTCGCCGCCTGGTGCGGGGTCGTGCTGCTCGTCGCCGCGGTCTGCGCCGTCGGCGTATGGCTGATCGTCGTCTTCAAGACCGCCGTCACGCCCGCGCTGCTCGCGGTGCTCGGTACGGCGCTCCTCGGCCCCCTCCACCGGCGGCTGGTCACGATGAAGGTGCAGCGCTCGCTCGCCGCGGGGCTGACCTGCGCCGCCGTGGTCGCCGTCGTCGGCGGGGCGGGGTACGTCGTGGTCACCGCGCTGGTCCAGAGCGGCGACCAGATCATCGCCTCGGTGCGGCAGGCCGCCCGGGCGCTCTCCGAGCACTTCGGAGCCCTGGGCACCTCCATCGACGACCTGGCGGCCAACTCCAAGGACCTGCTCGCCAAATTCGGCGGGTCCGCCGCCTCCGGGGTGATCTCCGGGCTGAGCGTCGTCGCCGAGGGGATCGCGATCGCGGTCCTCGCGCTGCTGCTGATCTTCTTCTTCCTCCGCGACTCCGACCGCGCCGTCGCCACCCTGCGCTCCCTCGCGCCGCGCGCCACCGGGGACACCGTGGAGGCGATGGGGCGGCGCGCCTTCGGGGCGGTCGAGGGCTTCATGCGCGGGACGACGCTGATCGCGCTCATCGACGCCGTCTGCATCACCGTCGGGCTGCTGATCCTGCGCGTGCCCGGGGCCGTCGGCCTCGGGGCGCTCGTCTTCGTCTTCGCCTACATCCCCTACCTCGGCGCGTTCATCTCCGGCTCGCTCGCCGTCCTCGTCGCGCTCGCCGACCGCGGCTGGGTGATCGCGCTCTGGGCGCTCGGCGTCGTCCTCGCCGTGCAGGTGCTGGAGGGGCACATCCTCCAGCCGATGATCCAGAGCCGTACGGTCCAGATGCACCCCGCGATCATCCTGCTGGCGCTCACGGCGGGCGCCGGCCTCGCCGGGATCCTCGGCATGCTGCTCGCCGTGCCCCTGACCGCCGCCGCCTTCGGTGTGATCGGCGAACTGCGCAAGCGCTACACACCCGTCGGCGAGCCCACCGAGGGCCCCGCCGGCAGCACCTCGGGGCCGCCGTCCGCCGGCCCCGGCTCGTAG
- a CDS encoding SseB family protein: protein MYGYDQNPGAQQHYGAPPQQPMAGAGVPGGGYGQQAPPGYGQQPPLYPEPSPPSLADAVRAFTTGAMSAEDFQQIFATSKVYCPRGDNPGFLALHNTQQPVIPMFTSLKELRRYAGKESKYFVITGAEVIDLLPTGYGFVLDMEGDHRMVFDAKAVEQMVDFAMRRMYG from the coding sequence ATGTACGGCTACGACCAGAACCCCGGTGCCCAGCAGCACTACGGCGCTCCGCCGCAGCAGCCGATGGCCGGGGCCGGCGTGCCCGGTGGGGGGTACGGGCAGCAGGCGCCGCCCGGGTACGGGCAGCAGCCGCCGCTGTATCCGGAGCCGTCGCCGCCGTCGCTCGCCGATGCGGTGCGGGCGTTCACGACGGGGGCGATGTCGGCGGAGGACTTCCAGCAGATCTTCGCGACGTCGAAGGTGTACTGCCCGCGCGGCGACAACCCCGGGTTCCTCGCGCTGCACAACACGCAGCAGCCGGTCATCCCGATGTTCACGTCGCTCAAGGAGCTGCGGCGGTACGCGGGCAAGGAGTCGAAGTACTTCGTGATCACCGGCGCCGAGGTGATCGACCTGCTGCCGACCGGTTACGGCTTCGTCCTCGACATGGAGGGCGACCACCGGATGGTGTTCGACGCCAAGGCGGTCGAGCAGATGGTCGACTTCGCGATGCGGCGCATGTACGGCTGA
- a CDS encoding pirin family protein: MPAVTVENPLTLPRVTAPADAVARPVLAVTTAPGGFEGEGFPVRRAFAGINYKYLDPFIMMDQMGEVDYAPGEPKGTPWHPHRGFETVTYLIDGTFVHQDSNGGGGTIRNGDTQWMTAGSGLLHIEAPPEDLVMSGGLFHGLQLWVNLPASDKMMDPRYQDIRGGQVQLLTSPDGGALLRVIAGELDGHEGPGITHTPITMIHATLRPGAQITIPWREDFNGLAYVLAGSGAVGTERRPVHMGQTAVFGDGGSLTVRADDKQSGGPHDGDLEIVLLGGRPIREPMAHYGPFVMNTREELQQAFEDFQKGRLGTVPAVHGM; the protein is encoded by the coding sequence ATGCCTGCAGTGACTGTCGAGAACCCGCTCACCCTGCCGCGCGTCACCGCGCCGGCCGACGCCGTCGCCCGGCCGGTGCTCGCCGTGACCACGGCGCCCGGCGGTTTCGAGGGGGAGGGCTTCCCGGTGCGACGCGCGTTCGCCGGGATCAACTACAAGTACCTCGACCCGTTCATCATGATGGACCAGATGGGCGAGGTGGACTACGCGCCGGGCGAGCCCAAGGGCACGCCCTGGCACCCGCACCGCGGCTTCGAGACCGTCACGTACCTGATCGACGGCACCTTCGTGCACCAGGACAGCAACGGCGGCGGCGGCACCATCCGCAACGGCGACACCCAGTGGATGACCGCCGGCTCCGGGCTGCTGCACATCGAGGCCCCGCCGGAGGACCTCGTCATGTCCGGCGGGCTGTTCCACGGACTCCAGCTCTGGGTCAACCTCCCGGCCTCCGACAAGATGATGGACCCGCGCTACCAGGACATCCGCGGCGGCCAGGTCCAGCTGCTCACCTCGCCGGACGGCGGCGCGCTGCTGCGGGTCATCGCCGGTGAGCTCGACGGGCACGAGGGGCCGGGCATCACCCACACCCCGATCACGATGATCCACGCGACCCTGCGCCCCGGCGCGCAGATCACGATCCCCTGGCGCGAGGACTTCAACGGACTGGCGTACGTGCTCGCCGGGAGCGGCGCCGTCGGCACCGAGCGGCGCCCCGTCCACATGGGGCAGACCGCGGTCTTCGGCGACGGCGGCTCGCTCACCGTGCGGGCCGACGACAAGCAGAGCGGCGGTCCGCACGACGGCGACCTGGAGATCGTGCTGCTCGGCGGCCGGCCCATCCGGGAGCCGATGGCGCACTACGGGCCGTTCGTCATGAACACCCGCGAGGAGCTCCAGCAGGCGTTCGAGGACTTCCAGAAGGGGCGCCTGGGGACCGTCCCCGCGGTCCACGGGATGTGA
- a CDS encoding SpoIIE family protein phosphatase — MRTEDVLAAIATGVWSWDNASGTVTLDAEAARLLGLPTEDSGLREGPAPAGKGFVTLSQAAVRSRFHPVDWNEIYGVVTLAAAEGTLAEARMRVVDAEGQVLRTVRSRSKPVVESGEYKLTGTLQEVAEPPPGTSAARTPVTGDWRRNREAFLLDAGWALAEARSTAEVLRVAASLSMPGFSPDGLAVFGIQGDRLRVLDMHGYDPAAGGPFADMPLDTAYPAAEVIRTGRALYIPSPAEYRRRYPAMWPLIERYKRHSWAYVPLTVAGRTMGCWMAAFGHPVAFTPDERSVLGTVARMLAQALARAGVAENERELSRGLQRSMMPSLGPGIPGMSVAARYVPTGGGLQVGGDWYDLIPLPTGRIALVIGDVQGHDVRAAGLMGQLRIALRAYASEGHRPDAVLSRASRFLVGLHEYAESETYDDGDPVGPFSGPRFATCLYLECDPATGTLDIARAGHPDPAIRMADGTVIMRPTAGGLPLGIDPDTDYPTTRIVLEPGETIMVCTDGLLETGGHDLDSGWERIRAVLEDHRDDGGALELEKLADALVRAVHGPASHYTTGPLADRREDDIAVLLLSRHGRPPRRAPRRTALTVAQADPERIAIARQHLRDLLHDWADAEQIDAAVLMVSEMVTNVLVHTDGDALLVAEAAGERGSRRLRVEVSDGSDELPHRRRPGEMASSGRGLLLMEMLADVWGVDPRGEGKSIWFELYEPGPADGGPEVLPAGPSVGSPTGV; from the coding sequence GTGCGCACCGAGGACGTCCTGGCCGCGATTGCGACCGGCGTGTGGAGCTGGGACAACGCCTCCGGGACGGTGACCCTCGACGCCGAGGCCGCCCGGCTGCTCGGGCTGCCGACGGAGGACTCCGGACTCCGGGAAGGCCCCGCCCCCGCCGGGAAAGGGTTCGTCACCCTGTCCCAGGCCGCCGTGCGCAGCCGCTTCCACCCGGTCGACTGGAACGAGATCTACGGGGTCGTCACGCTCGCGGCCGCCGAAGGCACCCTCGCGGAGGCCCGGATGCGCGTCGTGGACGCCGAGGGCCAGGTGCTGCGCACCGTGCGCAGCCGCTCCAAGCCGGTCGTCGAGAGCGGCGAGTACAAGCTCACCGGCACCCTCCAGGAGGTCGCCGAGCCACCGCCCGGCACCAGCGCCGCACGCACCCCCGTCACCGGCGACTGGCGCCGCAACCGCGAGGCGTTCCTGCTGGACGCGGGGTGGGCGCTGGCCGAGGCCCGGTCCACGGCCGAGGTGCTGCGGGTCGCCGCCTCCCTGTCGATGCCGGGCTTCTCGCCGGACGGACTCGCCGTCTTCGGGATCCAGGGCGACCGGCTGCGCGTCCTGGACATGCACGGATACGACCCGGCGGCCGGCGGCCCGTTCGCCGACATGCCGCTGGACACCGCCTACCCGGCCGCCGAGGTGATCCGTACCGGACGGGCGCTCTACATCCCGTCCCCCGCCGAGTACCGCAGGCGCTACCCGGCCATGTGGCCGCTGATCGAGCGCTACAAGCGCCATTCCTGGGCCTATGTCCCGCTGACCGTCGCGGGACGCACGATGGGCTGCTGGATGGCGGCCTTCGGGCATCCCGTCGCCTTCACCCCTGACGAGCGGTCGGTGCTCGGCACCGTCGCCCGGATGCTGGCGCAGGCACTGGCCAGGGCCGGGGTCGCGGAGAACGAGCGGGAGCTGTCGCGCGGTCTCCAGCGCTCGATGATGCCGTCGCTGGGGCCCGGCATCCCGGGCATGTCGGTGGCGGCGCGGTACGTGCCCACCGGCGGCGGGCTCCAGGTGGGCGGCGACTGGTACGACCTGATCCCCCTGCCGACCGGCCGGATCGCGCTGGTCATCGGGGACGTGCAGGGCCATGACGTACGGGCGGCGGGACTGATGGGCCAGTTGCGGATCGCCCTGCGCGCGTACGCCTCCGAGGGGCACCGCCCGGACGCCGTGCTCTCGCGCGCCTCGCGCTTCCTGGTGGGGCTGCACGAGTACGCGGAGAGCGAGACGTACGACGACGGGGACCCGGTCGGCCCGTTCAGCGGGCCGCGCTTCGCGACCTGCCTCTATCTGGAGTGCGATCCGGCCACCGGCACCCTCGACATCGCCCGGGCCGGGCACCCCGACCCGGCGATCCGGATGGCCGACGGGACGGTCATCATGCGGCCCACAGCCGGCGGACTGCCGCTCGGCATCGACCCGGACACCGACTACCCGACCACCCGGATCGTGCTGGAGCCCGGCGAGACGATCATGGTCTGCACGGACGGGCTGCTGGAGACCGGCGGGCACGACCTGGACAGCGGCTGGGAGCGGATCCGCGCCGTCCTGGAGGACCACCGCGACGACGGCGGAGCGCTGGAGCTGGAGAAGCTCGCCGACGCGCTCGTCCGGGCCGTGCACGGCCCGGCGTCCCACTACACGACCGGCCCGCTCGCCGACCGGCGCGAGGACGACATCGCCGTCCTGCTGCTGTCCCGGCACGGCAGGCCGCCCCGGCGCGCCCCGCGCCGCACGGCCCTCACCGTCGCCCAGGCCGACCCTGAGCGGATCGCGATCGCCCGGCAGCACCTGCGCGACCTGCTGCACGACTGGGCGGACGCGGAGCAGATCGACGCGGCGGTCCTGATGGTCTCGGAGATGGTCACCAATGTGCTCGTGCACACCGACGGCGACGCGCTGCTGGTGGCGGAGGCGGCGGGTGAGCGCGGCAGCAGGCGGCTGCGCGTGGAGGTCTCGGACGGCAGTGACGAGCTGCCGCACCGCCGGCGGCCCGGCGAGATGGCCTCGTCCGGGCGCGGTCTGCTGCTGATGGAGATGCTCGCGGACGTGTGGGGCGTGGACCCCCGAGGCGAGGGCAAGTCGATCTGGTTCGAGCTCTACGAGCCGGGGCCGGCGGACGGCGGCCCCGAGGTGCTGCCGGCGGGGCCCTCGGTGGGCTCGCCGACGGGTGTGTAG
- the aspS gene encoding aspartate--tRNA ligase codes for MHRYRSHTCGELRASDVGSDVRLSGWLHNRRDLGGILFIDLRDHYGLVQLVARPGTPANEALSHITKESAVRIDGKVSARGAENVNPELPTGEIEIEVTEVEVLGASAQVPFTINTDDGVNEERRLEYRFLDLRRERMHRNIMLRTAVISAIRHKMTALGFNEMATPILTASSPEGARDFLVPSRLNPGKFYALPQAPQQFKQLLMIAGFDRYFQIAPCFRDEDARADRSPGEFYQLDIEMSFVEQEDVFQPVEKLMTELFEEFGGGRHVTSPFPRIPFREAMMKYGSDKPDLRAQLELVDITDVFEGSEFKAFAGKHVRALPVPGVQDQPRKFFDQLGEYAVEQGAKGLAWVRVGDDGALSGPIAKFLTEENVKVLTERLGLKPGHAVFFGAGDVEEVSKIMGAVRVEAARRAGHFEDNVFRFCWIVDFPMYEKDAETGRIDFSHNPFSMPQGGLEALETQDPLDVLGWQYDIVCNGVELSSGAIRNHEPEIMFKAFEIAGYDRATVEHEFSGMLRAFQYGAPPHGGIAPGVDRIVMLLADEPNIRETIAFPLNQNAQDLLMGAPAEVDDARLKELHISVYKGPAKPTPYKPTK; via the coding sequence ATGCATCGGTACAGGTCCCACACCTGCGGCGAGCTCCGCGCCTCTGACGTCGGCTCCGACGTCCGGCTGAGCGGCTGGCTGCACAATCGCCGAGACCTGGGCGGCATCCTCTTCATCGATCTGCGCGACCACTACGGGCTCGTCCAGCTGGTCGCCCGCCCGGGCACCCCGGCGAACGAGGCGCTGAGCCACATCACCAAGGAGTCCGCCGTCCGCATCGACGGCAAGGTCTCCGCCCGCGGCGCGGAGAACGTCAACCCGGAGCTGCCCACCGGCGAGATCGAGATCGAGGTCACCGAGGTCGAGGTGCTCGGCGCCTCCGCCCAGGTGCCCTTCACGATCAACACGGACGACGGCGTCAACGAGGAGCGGCGCCTGGAGTACCGCTTCCTGGACCTGCGCCGCGAGCGCATGCACCGCAACATCATGCTGCGCACCGCCGTCATCTCCGCCATCCGGCACAAGATGACCGCGCTCGGCTTCAACGAGATGGCCACCCCGATCCTCACCGCGAGCTCCCCCGAGGGCGCCCGCGACTTCCTGGTGCCGTCGCGGCTGAACCCCGGCAAGTTCTACGCGCTGCCGCAGGCCCCGCAGCAGTTCAAGCAGCTGCTGATGATCGCGGGCTTCGACCGGTACTTCCAGATCGCGCCCTGCTTCCGCGACGAGGACGCCCGCGCCGACCGCTCGCCGGGCGAGTTCTACCAGCTCGACATCGAGATGTCCTTCGTCGAGCAGGAGGACGTCTTCCAGCCGGTCGAGAAGCTGATGACCGAGCTCTTCGAGGAGTTCGGCGGCGGCCGCCACGTCACCTCGCCGTTCCCGCGGATCCCGTTCCGCGAGGCGATGATGAAGTACGGCTCGGACAAGCCGGACCTGCGCGCCCAGCTGGAGCTCGTCGACATCACCGATGTCTTCGAGGGCTCCGAGTTCAAGGCGTTCGCGGGCAAGCACGTGCGCGCCCTGCCGGTGCCGGGCGTCCAGGACCAGCCGCGGAAGTTCTTCGACCAGCTCGGCGAGTACGCGGTCGAGCAGGGCGCCAAGGGCCTCGCCTGGGTACGCGTCGGCGACGACGGCGCGCTGTCCGGCCCGATCGCCAAGTTCCTCACCGAGGAGAACGTCAAGGTCCTCACCGAGCGCCTGGGCCTCAAGCCCGGCCACGCGGTGTTCTTCGGCGCCGGGGACGTCGAGGAGGTCTCCAAGATCATGGGCGCGGTACGGGTGGAGGCCGCGCGCCGTGCGGGCCACTTCGAGGACAACGTCTTCCGCTTCTGCTGGATCGTCGACTTCCCGATGTACGAGAAGGACGCCGAGACCGGCAGGATCGACTTCTCGCACAACCCGTTCTCGATGCCGCAGGGCGGCCTGGAGGCCCTGGAGACCCAGGACCCGCTGGACGTCCTCGGCTGGCAGTACGACATCGTCTGCAACGGCGTCGAGCTGTCCTCCGGCGCGATCCGCAACCACGAGCCCGAGATCATGTTCAAGGCGTTCGAGATCGCGGGCTACGACCGGGCGACCGTGGAGCACGAGTTCTCCGGCATGCTCCGCGCCTTCCAGTACGGCGCCCCGCCGCACGGCGGCATCGCCCCGGGCGTCGACCGCATCGTGATGCTGCTCGCCGACGAGCCGAACATCCGCGAGACGATCGCGTTCCCGCTCAACCAGAACGCGCAGGACCTGCTGATGGGCGCCCCGGCGGAGGTCGACGACGCCCGCCTCAAGGAGCTCCACATCAGCGTCTACAAGGGGCCGGCGAAGCCGACGCCGTACAAGCCCACCAAGTGA